The Streptomyces sp. NBC_00670 genome window below encodes:
- a CDS encoding FecCD family ABC transporter permease, protein MRPQTATPAAALPKGDGGRGGGGDGGGLGDGGGRRTWAAVARPAGLLLGLALLLAAAVLSLTVGTEHIPLGQVRSALFDPGGTADDAIVRELRLPRTLLGIAVGAALGLAGAVMQTLTRNPLADPGLLGVNAGASAAVVTAIGVLGVTSFTGYLWFALAGAALAATAVNALGGGRLATPVRLALAGTAVNAALFGYVNGLQLWDLGNLDSMRYWSVGTLAGRDPHLLLAVAPLLAAGAVLALALARPLGALALGEDTARALGTRVRRTRVLAVVSITLLAGAATAVCGPIGFIGLMVPHAARAVCGPDPRWTLPYCALYAPVLLLVSDVLGRVLVPPSEIEVGTVTAFLGGLLFIHLVRRRKAARL, encoded by the coding sequence ATGCGTCCGCAGACCGCGACCCCCGCCGCCGCGCTGCCCAAGGGCGACGGCGGGAGAGGCGGTGGCGGGGACGGCGGCGGTCTCGGGGACGGCGGCGGGCGCCGCACGTGGGCCGCCGTCGCCCGCCCGGCGGGGCTGCTGCTCGGCCTGGCGCTGCTGCTCGCCGCCGCGGTCCTGTCGCTGACCGTGGGCACCGAGCACATCCCGCTCGGCCAGGTCCGCTCGGCCCTGTTCGACCCCGGCGGCACCGCCGACGACGCGATCGTGCGGGAGCTGCGGCTGCCCCGCACCCTGCTCGGCATCGCCGTCGGCGCCGCCCTCGGGCTGGCCGGCGCGGTGATGCAGACCCTCACCCGCAACCCGCTCGCCGACCCCGGGCTGCTCGGCGTCAACGCCGGTGCCTCCGCCGCCGTCGTCACCGCGATCGGCGTCCTCGGCGTCACCTCGTTCACCGGCTATCTGTGGTTCGCCCTGGCCGGCGCCGCCCTCGCCGCGACCGCGGTCAACGCCCTGGGCGGCGGCCGCCTCGCCACCCCGGTGCGGCTCGCGCTCGCGGGGACGGCCGTCAACGCCGCGCTGTTCGGCTACGTCAACGGGCTCCAACTGTGGGACCTGGGCAACCTCGACTCCATGCGGTACTGGTCGGTGGGCACCCTCGCCGGGCGCGACCCGCACCTGCTGCTCGCCGTGGCGCCCCTGCTGGCGGCGGGGGCCGTGCTCGCCCTCGCCCTGGCCCGCCCGCTGGGCGCGCTCGCCCTCGGCGAGGACACCGCCAGGGCGCTCGGCACCCGGGTCCGCCGCACCCGCGTGCTCGCGGTCGTCTCGATCACCCTGCTGGCCGGCGCGGCCACCGCGGTCTGCGGCCCGATCGGCTTCATCGGGCTGATGGTCCCGCACGCGGCCCGCGCCGTCTGCGGCCCCGACCCCCGCTGGACCCTGCCGTACTGCGCGCTCTACGCGCCCGTCCTGCTGCTCGTCTCGGACGTGCTCGGCCGCGTCCTGGTACCGCCCTCCGAGATCGAGGTGGGCACGGTCACCGCGTTCCTCGGCGGACTGCTCTTCATCCACCTGGTACGACGACGCAAGGCGGCGCGGCTGTGA
- a CDS encoding FecCD family ABC transporter permease, producing MSTGTTQDARTRAAAVRLFPRRGLLRAGRWSLRYDPRAVLVCAALAALTVCATVLALGTGSYELSPPEVIRTLTGGGPPGAGFVVRDLRLPRALVAVLAGFGLGTAGAVFQSLTRNPLGSPDIIGFGNGASAGALVALIVLDAGAPQTALGAVCGGLVTAAAVYLLAWRQGVHGYRLVLVGIGASAVLGAVTSFLYVRADIGKAAQAASWLIGSLNARGWSDVRVAALGLVVLVPVVTVYGRRLTMLEMGDDTAGALGVPAERSRLVLLAAGTGLTAMAVAAAGPVPFVAMAAPQLARRLTRTPGPNCLPAAWMGALLVALADLTTQRLTHSSLLPVGVTTGITGGVYLAWLLLRDRRRMGLP from the coding sequence GTGAGCACCGGAACCACCCAGGACGCGCGGACGCGTGCCGCCGCCGTACGCCTCTTCCCGCGACGGGGGCTGCTGCGGGCCGGGCGCTGGTCGCTGCGGTACGACCCGCGCGCGGTGCTGGTCTGCGCCGCGCTCGCCGCGCTGACCGTCTGCGCGACGGTCCTGGCCCTCGGCACCGGCAGCTACGAACTGTCGCCCCCGGAGGTGATCCGCACCCTCACCGGGGGCGGGCCGCCCGGCGCCGGCTTCGTCGTCCGCGATCTGCGGCTGCCGCGCGCCCTGGTGGCGGTTCTGGCCGGCTTCGGGCTGGGCACGGCGGGCGCGGTCTTCCAGTCGCTGACCCGCAACCCGCTGGGCAGCCCCGACATCATCGGCTTCGGCAACGGGGCCTCGGCGGGCGCGCTCGTCGCCCTCATCGTCCTGGACGCCGGCGCGCCGCAGACGGCACTCGGTGCGGTCTGCGGCGGCCTCGTCACGGCCGCCGCGGTCTACCTGCTCGCCTGGAGACAGGGCGTGCACGGCTACCGACTCGTCCTCGTCGGCATCGGCGCCTCGGCGGTACTCGGCGCCGTGACCAGCTTCCTGTACGTCCGCGCCGACATCGGCAAGGCCGCGCAGGCGGCGAGCTGGCTGATCGGCTCCCTCAACGCCCGCGGCTGGAGCGACGTCCGCGTGGCCGCGCTGGGCCTGGTGGTGCTCGTCCCGGTGGTGACGGTGTACGGGCGGCGGCTGACGATGCTGGAGATGGGCGACGACACGGCCGGGGCACTGGGGGTGCCGGCGGAGCGCAGCCGGCTGGTGCTGCTGGCGGCGGGTACGGGGCTCACGGCGATGGCGGTCGCCGCGGCCGGTCCCGTCCCCTTCGTGGCGATGGCCGCGCCCCAGCTGGCCCGCCGCCTCACGCGCACACCGGGTCCGAACTGCCTCCCCGCCGCGTGGATGGGCGCGCTCCTGGTCGCCCTGGCCGACCTCACCACCCAACGCCTCACCCACTCGTCCCTGCTCCCGGTGGGCGTCACGACGGGGATCACGGGAGGTGTGTACCTGGCGTGGCTACTGCTGAGGGACAGGCGGCGCATGGGGCTTCCCTAG
- a CDS encoding 2,3-dihydro-2,3-dihydroxybenzoate dehydrogenase gives MTGAPMPAPDEEFGGRLVLVTGAARGIGAAVVRAFAARGAHVLATDVDGDGVRRLAATCEGTVTARPLDVTDSGAVEALVAEAEDTLGPLDVAVNVAGILRSAATVDLTDEDWAATFAVNTTGVFHVGRAAARRMADRGHGALVTVASNAAGIPRAHMSAYAASKAAAVMFTKCLGLELAASGVRCNTVCPGSTLTDMQRAMWTASGTTAETGARHVIEGDLAAHRTGIPLGRIADPADIAEAVVFLASDRARHITLHDLYVDGGATLRA, from the coding sequence ATGACGGGCGCCCCCATGCCCGCGCCGGACGAGGAGTTCGGCGGCCGGCTCGTCCTCGTCACCGGGGCGGCCCGGGGCATCGGCGCCGCCGTGGTCCGGGCGTTCGCGGCGCGCGGCGCCCATGTACTGGCCACCGACGTGGACGGCGACGGGGTACGGCGCCTCGCGGCCACGTGCGAGGGGACGGTCACCGCCCGCCCGCTCGACGTCACCGACTCCGGCGCCGTGGAGGCCCTGGTCGCCGAGGCCGAGGACACCCTCGGCCCGCTGGACGTCGCCGTCAACGTGGCCGGGATCCTGCGGAGTGCGGCGACGGTGGACCTCACCGACGAGGACTGGGCGGCCACCTTCGCCGTCAACACCACCGGCGTCTTCCACGTCGGCCGGGCCGCCGCCCGCCGCATGGCCGACCGGGGGCACGGCGCCCTCGTCACCGTCGCCTCCAACGCGGCCGGCATCCCCCGCGCCCACATGTCGGCGTACGCGGCCTCGAAGGCGGCGGCGGTGATGTTCACCAAGTGCCTCGGTCTGGAACTGGCCGCGAGCGGGGTGCGCTGCAACACCGTGTGCCCCGGCTCGACCCTCACCGACATGCAGCGCGCGATGTGGACCGCGTCCGGCACCACCGCCGAGACCGGCGCCCGGCACGTGATCGAGGGCGATCTCGCCGCGCACCGCACCGGCATCCCGCTGGGCCGGATCGCCGACCCGGCCGACATCGCCGAGGCCGTCGTCTTCCTGGCCTCCGACCGCGCCCGGCACATCACCCTGCACGACCTGTACGTCGACGGCGGCGCCACCCTGCGCGCCTGA
- a CDS encoding DUF1360 domain-containing protein → MTEIAAHDYDAQERVPLAGYATVAGAFGASLAAFAVVVHRRGVTLPERVPPWDLLLLGAATYKTSRLLTKDKITSFLRAPFTRREEDTTAGEVMDEPRGNGIRLAVGDLLSCPFCAGAWTAGGLVATYAVAPRAARLVCAGFGAMTLADWLQYAWTWTQEKVEG, encoded by the coding sequence ATGACCGAGATCGCCGCACACGACTACGACGCCCAGGAGAGGGTCCCCCTCGCCGGCTACGCCACCGTCGCCGGCGCCTTCGGTGCCTCCCTCGCGGCGTTCGCCGTCGTCGTCCACCGACGCGGCGTGACCCTGCCGGAGCGCGTACCGCCGTGGGACCTGCTGCTCCTGGGCGCGGCGACGTACAAGACGTCCCGCCTGCTCACCAAGGACAAGATCACCAGCTTTCTGCGCGCCCCGTTCACCCGCCGCGAGGAGGACACCACCGCGGGCGAGGTGATGGACGAGCCCCGCGGCAACGGGATACGGCTGGCCGTGGGGGACCTGCTGTCCTGCCCGTTCTGCGCGGGGGCGTGGACGGCGGGCGGCCTGGTGGCCACCTACGCGGTCGCACCGCGCGCCGCACGGCTGGTGTGCGCGGGGTTCGGGGCCATGACGTTGGCGGACTGGTTGCAGTACGCGTGGACGTGGACGCAGGAGAAGGTGGAGGGGTGA
- a CDS encoding ABC transporter substrate-binding protein yields the protein MYPTRAPRRAFLASTAALATGALLLTGCGSDDGDSGSARSEGAATTREVTDAQGRTVEVPAAPKKVVALSEPTLDAALALGIEPVGTTAGRGQKGVSTYLAGKAKNSEVVATVAEADLEKVAALRPDLILLDETTAAKSQVSKLREIAPTVLTAKLNEDWKEAFTATAEALNEKSRAEKILDDFDADVATTRKKLGDNADAVVSVVRWQNNAPSVVGVGKNHVGSTLTALGVRRPANQQGSGVGHSEPISLEKLSTIDGDWLFFGVLGDEAAGETAYAGARKATNFARLKAEKEGHVVVVQGSAWNSAGGPLAARIVLDDLTKALAS from the coding sequence ATGTACCCCACCCGAGCCCCCCGCAGAGCGTTCCTGGCCTCCACCGCGGCCCTCGCCACCGGAGCGCTGCTCCTCACCGGCTGCGGCAGCGACGACGGCGACAGCGGGAGCGCGAGAAGCGAGGGAGCCGCCACCACCCGCGAGGTCACCGACGCCCAGGGCCGCACGGTGGAGGTGCCGGCCGCACCGAAGAAGGTCGTCGCGCTGAGCGAGCCGACGCTGGACGCCGCCCTCGCGCTCGGCATCGAGCCGGTCGGCACCACGGCCGGCCGCGGCCAGAAGGGCGTCTCCACCTACCTCGCCGGCAAGGCGAAGAACTCCGAGGTCGTCGCCACCGTCGCCGAGGCCGACCTGGAGAAGGTCGCCGCCCTCCGACCCGATCTGATCCTGCTCGACGAGACGACCGCCGCCAAGAGCCAGGTGAGCAAGCTCCGGGAGATCGCCCCCACCGTGCTCACCGCCAAGCTCAACGAGGACTGGAAGGAGGCCTTCACCGCCACCGCCGAGGCCCTCAACGAGAAGAGCCGGGCGGAGAAGATACTCGACGACTTCGACGCCGACGTGGCCACCACCAGGAAGAAGCTCGGCGACAACGCCGACGCCGTGGTCAGCGTCGTCCGGTGGCAGAACAACGCGCCCTCCGTCGTCGGCGTGGGCAAGAACCACGTGGGCTCCACCCTCACCGCCCTCGGCGTTCGGCGCCCCGCCAATCAGCAGGGCTCCGGCGTCGGGCACAGCGAGCCGATCAGCCTGGAGAAGCTGTCCACCATCGACGGCGACTGGCTGTTCTTCGGAGTCCTCGGCGACGAGGCGGCCGGTGAGACGGCGTACGCCGGAGCGCGCAAGGCGACCAACTTCGCCCGGCTGAAGGCGGAGAAGGAGGGGCACGTCGTGGTGGTGCAGGGCTCGGCGTGGAACAGCGCGGGCGGGCCACTGGCGGCGCGGATCGTCCTGGACGACCTCACGAAGGCGCTCGCCTCATGA
- a CDS encoding isochorismate synthase — MTASLTTSLREAATAGPPVSPGAATALLEAYRPDTDRFLAAPGHTLLCRGTAAEVPHDERPLTERVRTVLRGRRRAGGPSPVVVGSLPFAPDAPPALAVPERVRWAPPLREDPLIALPVPDTDTRADWRVREVPAAGRYGEAVAAAVARMRAGEFDKVVLARTLELTAPRTPDLPAMLRRLARRDPAGYTFAVPTAPGRTLIGASPELLVARRGDTLTANPLAGSAPRSADLAEDVRRAAALLESPKDLHEHAVVVAAVREALAPFCTRLEVPERPTLVRTAALWHLSTTVTGELADPGSATALDLARALHPTPAVCGTPTRTARAVIAESEPFDRGPYTGMVGWQDADGDGEWVVTIRCAEAEGRALRLFAGAGVVAASTPEAETAETAAKFRTFLSAVGAAL, encoded by the coding sequence ATGACCGCCTCCCTGACCACCTCCCTGCGCGAAGCCGCCACCGCCGGTCCGCCGGTCTCCCCCGGTGCCGCGACCGCCCTGCTCGAGGCCTACCGGCCGGACACCGACCGGTTCCTCGCCGCGCCCGGGCACACCCTGCTCTGCCGGGGCACCGCCGCCGAAGTCCCGCACGACGAACGCCCGTTGACCGAGCGGGTACGAACGGTCCTGCGCGGCCGGCGGCGTGCGGGCGGCCCGTCGCCGGTCGTCGTCGGCTCGCTGCCGTTCGCCCCGGACGCCCCGCCCGCACTCGCCGTGCCCGAGCGGGTGCGCTGGGCGCCGCCGCTGCGCGAGGACCCGCTGATCGCGCTGCCGGTGCCGGACACCGACACGCGCGCCGACTGGCGGGTCCGGGAGGTCCCGGCGGCCGGGCGGTACGGGGAGGCGGTGGCCGCGGCGGTGGCGCGGATGCGGGCCGGGGAGTTCGACAAGGTCGTCCTCGCCCGCACCCTGGAGCTGACCGCCCCGCGCACCCCCGATCTGCCGGCCATGCTGCGCCGGCTCGCCCGCCGCGACCCGGCCGGCTACACCTTCGCCGTGCCCACGGCCCCGGGCCGCACCCTGATCGGCGCCAGCCCCGAACTGCTCGTCGCCCGCCGGGGCGACACGCTCACCGCCAACCCGCTGGCCGGGTCCGCCCCGCGCAGCGCCGACCTCGCCGAGGACGTACGGCGGGCCGCGGCGCTCCTGGAGTCGCCCAAGGACCTGCACGAACACGCGGTGGTCGTGGCCGCCGTGCGCGAGGCGCTGGCCCCGTTCTGCACCCGTCTGGAGGTCCCCGAGCGGCCCACGCTCGTCCGTACCGCCGCCCTGTGGCATCTGTCGACGACCGTCACCGGCGAGCTCGCCGACCCCGGGTCCGCCACCGCCCTCGACCTCGCCCGCGCGCTGCACCCGACCCCGGCCGTGTGCGGCACGCCGACCCGGACGGCCCGCGCGGTCATCGCGGAGTCCGAGCCGTTCGACCGGGGCCCGTACACCGGGATGGTCGGCTGGCAGGACGCGGACGGCGACGGCGAGTGGGTGGTGACGATCCGCTGCGCGGAGGCCGAGGGCCGGGCGCTGCGGCTGTTCGCGGGCGCCGGTGTGGTGGCCGCCTCGACGCCGGAGGCGGAGACCGCGGAGACGGCCGCCAAGTTCCGCACCTTCCTCAGCGCGGTGGGAGCGGCCCTGTGA